A portion of the Macaca mulatta isolate MMU2019108-1 chromosome 2, T2T-MMU8v2.0, whole genome shotgun sequence genome contains these proteins:
- the SLC22A13 gene encoding solute carrier family 22 member 13 isoform X1 — translation MAQFVQVLAEIGDFGRFQIQLLILLCVLNFLSPFYFFAHVFMVLDEPHHCAVAWVKNHTFNLSAAEQLALSVPLDTAGHPEPCLMFRPPAANASLQDILSHHFNETQPCDMGWEYPENRLPSLKNEFNLVCDRKHLKDTTQSVFMAGLLVGTLMFGPLWDRIGRKATILVQLLLFTLIGLVTAFVPSFELYMALRFAVATAIAGFAFSNVTLLTEWVGPTWRTQAVVLAQCTFSLGQMVLAGLAYGFRNWRLLQITGTAPGLLLFFYFWALPESARWLLTHGRMDEAKQLIQRAASANRRKLSPELMNQLVPEKTGPSGNALDLFRHPQLRKVTLIIFCVWFVDSLGYYGLSLQVGDFGLDIYLTQLIFGAVEVPARCSSIFMMQRFGRKWSQLGTLVLGGFMCIIIIFIPADLPVVVTVLAVVAKMATAAAFTISYVYSAELFPTILRQTGMGLVGIFSRIGGILAPLVILLGEYHAALPMLIYGSLPIVAGLLCTLLPETRGQALKDTLQDLELGPHPWSPKSVPSEKETEATGRTSSPGVTFVSSTYF, via the exons ATGGCTCAATTTGTCCAGGTCCTGGCTGAAATAGGTGACTTTGGTCGCTTCCAGATACAACTGTTGATACTGCTGTGTGTTCTCAACTTCCTGTCTCCCTTCTACTTTTTTGCCCATGTCTTCATGGTCCTAGATGAGCCCCACCACTGTGCAGTGGCCTGGGTGAAGAACCACACTTTCAACCTGAGTGCTGCTGAACAGCTGGCACTGAGCGTGCCCCTGGACACTGCAGGCCACCCAGAGCCCTGCCTCATGTTCCGGCCACCCGCTGCCAATGCCAGCCTGCAGGATATCCTCAGCCACCACTTCAATGAGACGCAGCCTTGTGATATGGGCTGGGAATATCCTGAGAACAGGCTCCCATCCCTAAAGAATGAG TTCAACCTGGTTTGTGATCGGAAGCATCTGAAGGACACCACACAGTCAGTGTTCATGGCTGGGCTCCTTGTTGGCACCCTCATGTTTGGGCCCCTCTGGGACCG GATTGGCCGCAAGGCCACGATCCTGGTGCAGCTCCTCCTCTTCACCCTCATCGGCCTGGTCACAGCCTTTGTGCCCAGCTTTGAGCTCTACATGGCCCTGCGCTTTGCTGTGGCTACTGCCATCGCTGGATTTGCCTTCAGCAATGTCACCCTAC TGACCGAGTGGGTGGGGCCCACATGGAGGACGCAGGCCGTGGTCCTGGCCCAGTGCACCTTCTCCCTCGGGCAGATGGTGCTCGCGGGACTCGCCTATGGTTTCCGCAACTGGAGGCTCCTTCAGATCACtggcactgcacctggcttactGCTCTTCTTCTACTTCTG GGCTCTGCCAGAATCTGCACGGTGGCTCCTGACCCATGGGAGGATGGACGAGGCGAAACAACTGATTCAGAGGGCAGCCTCGGCCAACAGGCGGAAACTCTCTCCGGAGCTCATGAACCAG CTGGTCCCAGAGAAGACAGGCCCCTCAGGGAATGCCCTGGATCTGTTCAGACACCCCCAGCTCCGGAAGGTGACTCTGATTATCTTCTGTGTCTG GTTTGTGGACAGTCTGGGGTACTACGGCCTGAGCCTCCAAGTGGGGGACTTTGGCCTGGACATCTATCTGACGCAGCTCATCTTTGGAGCCGTTGAGGTGCCTGCCCGCTGTTCCAGCATCTTCATGATGCAGAGGTTTGGCCGCAAGTGGAGCCAGTTGGGGACCTTGGTCTTGGGTGGCTTTATGtgtatcatcatcatcttcatcccAGCAG ATCTGCCTGTGGTGGTCACTGTGCTGGCTGTGGTGGCGAAGATGGCCACAGCTGCCGCCTTTACCATCTCCTATGTGTACTCTGCCGAGCTTTTCCCCACCATCCTCCG GCAAACAGGCATGGGGCTGGTGGGCATCTTCTCACGGATCGGGGGCATCCTCGCACCACTAGTGATTCTGCTGGGAGAGTACCACGCTGCCCTCCCCATGCTCATCTACGGCAGCCTCCCCATTGTGGCCGGCCTGCTCTGCACCCTGCTGCCAGAGACGCGTGGCCAGGCCCTGAAAGACACCCTCCAGGACCTGGAGCTGGGGCCTCACCCATG GTCCCCCAAATCAGTGCCctcagagaaggaaacagaagccACAGGAAGAACTTCCAGCCCAGGAGTGACCTTTGTGAGCAGTACATACTTCTGA
- the SLC22A13 gene encoding solute carrier family 22 member 13 isoform X2 produces the protein MAQFVQVLAEIDEPHHCAVAWVKNHTFNLSAAEQLALSVPLDTAGHPEPCLMFRPPAANASLQDILSHHFNETQPCDMGWEYPENRLPSLKNEFNLVCDRKHLKDTTQSVFMAGLLVGTLMFGPLWDRIGRKATILVQLLLFTLIGLVTAFVPSFELYMALRFAVATAIAGFAFSNVTLLTEWVGPTWRTQAVVLAQCTFSLGQMVLAGLAYGFRNWRLLQITGTAPGLLLFFYFWALPESARWLLTHGRMDEAKQLIQRAASANRRKLSPELMNQLVPEKTGPSGNALDLFRHPQLRKVTLIIFCVWFVDSLGYYGLSLQVGDFGLDIYLTQLIFGAVEVPARCSSIFMMQRFGRKWSQLGTLVLGGFMCIIIIFIPADLPVVVTVLAVVAKMATAAAFTISYVYSAELFPTILRQTGMGLVGIFSRIGGILAPLVILLGEYHAALPMLIYGSLPIVAGLLCTLLPETRGQALKDTLQDLELGPHPWSPKSVPSEKETEATGRTSSPGVTFVSSTYF, from the exons ATGGCTCAATTTGTCCAGGTCCTGGCTGAAATAG ATGAGCCCCACCACTGTGCAGTGGCCTGGGTGAAGAACCACACTTTCAACCTGAGTGCTGCTGAACAGCTGGCACTGAGCGTGCCCCTGGACACTGCAGGCCACCCAGAGCCCTGCCTCATGTTCCGGCCACCCGCTGCCAATGCCAGCCTGCAGGATATCCTCAGCCACCACTTCAATGAGACGCAGCCTTGTGATATGGGCTGGGAATATCCTGAGAACAGGCTCCCATCCCTAAAGAATGAG TTCAACCTGGTTTGTGATCGGAAGCATCTGAAGGACACCACACAGTCAGTGTTCATGGCTGGGCTCCTTGTTGGCACCCTCATGTTTGGGCCCCTCTGGGACCG GATTGGCCGCAAGGCCACGATCCTGGTGCAGCTCCTCCTCTTCACCCTCATCGGCCTGGTCACAGCCTTTGTGCCCAGCTTTGAGCTCTACATGGCCCTGCGCTTTGCTGTGGCTACTGCCATCGCTGGATTTGCCTTCAGCAATGTCACCCTAC TGACCGAGTGGGTGGGGCCCACATGGAGGACGCAGGCCGTGGTCCTGGCCCAGTGCACCTTCTCCCTCGGGCAGATGGTGCTCGCGGGACTCGCCTATGGTTTCCGCAACTGGAGGCTCCTTCAGATCACtggcactgcacctggcttactGCTCTTCTTCTACTTCTG GGCTCTGCCAGAATCTGCACGGTGGCTCCTGACCCATGGGAGGATGGACGAGGCGAAACAACTGATTCAGAGGGCAGCCTCGGCCAACAGGCGGAAACTCTCTCCGGAGCTCATGAACCAG CTGGTCCCAGAGAAGACAGGCCCCTCAGGGAATGCCCTGGATCTGTTCAGACACCCCCAGCTCCGGAAGGTGACTCTGATTATCTTCTGTGTCTG GTTTGTGGACAGTCTGGGGTACTACGGCCTGAGCCTCCAAGTGGGGGACTTTGGCCTGGACATCTATCTGACGCAGCTCATCTTTGGAGCCGTTGAGGTGCCTGCCCGCTGTTCCAGCATCTTCATGATGCAGAGGTTTGGCCGCAAGTGGAGCCAGTTGGGGACCTTGGTCTTGGGTGGCTTTATGtgtatcatcatcatcttcatcccAGCAG ATCTGCCTGTGGTGGTCACTGTGCTGGCTGTGGTGGCGAAGATGGCCACAGCTGCCGCCTTTACCATCTCCTATGTGTACTCTGCCGAGCTTTTCCCCACCATCCTCCG GCAAACAGGCATGGGGCTGGTGGGCATCTTCTCACGGATCGGGGGCATCCTCGCACCACTAGTGATTCTGCTGGGAGAGTACCACGCTGCCCTCCCCATGCTCATCTACGGCAGCCTCCCCATTGTGGCCGGCCTGCTCTGCACCCTGCTGCCAGAGACGCGTGGCCAGGCCCTGAAAGACACCCTCCAGGACCTGGAGCTGGGGCCTCACCCATG GTCCCCCAAATCAGTGCCctcagagaaggaaacagaagccACAGGAAGAACTTCCAGCCCAGGAGTGACCTTTGTGAGCAGTACATACTTCTGA